The Desulfonatronum thiosulfatophilum genome has a window encoding:
- a CDS encoding catalase — translation MNEHQKKQPDQVKIDENSKNEQLEKYREDSDGQYLTTDQGVRVSHTDDSLKAGDRGPTLMEDFHFREKMTHFDHEPIPERVVHARGSGAHGYFQVYESQADVTMARFLQDPAVKTPVFVRFSQVVGSKGSADTVRDVRGFATKFYTEEGNYDLVGNNIPIFFIQDAIKFPDLVHSIKPEPHHEMPQASAAHDNFWDFISLMPESAHMILWLLSDRGIARSYRMMDGFGVNTYRFINKEGKAHFVKFHWKSLLGVHSLVWDEAQKLGGKDADFLRRDLWEAIEMGDYPEYEFGVQLIPEEDEFKFDFDVLDPTKIWPEEDVPVKIIGKMVLNRNPDNFFAETEQVAFHPGNVVPGIDFSNDPLLQGRLFSYLDTQIIRLGGPNFTEIPINQPLAPVHNNQREAYHRMTINKGRVNYFPNSLGGGHPKPATREEGGYVHHMEKVEGRKIRNRSESFRDFFSQATMFWNSQSDAEKKHLIKAFHFELGKVESKEVRERMIDLLNKVDGDLATLAAEGIGVAAPATKGGTGVTKSSPAVSMAGTVKDTIKSRKIAVLVAEGYNHKQLSQVMEALEGKGARCKIISKNMGMIKSSDGNEVVAVKNYETSASVMFDAIFVPGGAKSIETLKMQGDAIGFINEAYRHCKPIGATGEGLDLLMESDIFKKGSLSDSPPEELMNEKGVVTVRNASSLSSFNEEFIKAIAAHRHWDRPEKDKVPA, via the coding sequence ATGAACGAGCATCAAAAAAAACAGCCTGATCAGGTCAAGATCGATGAGAACAGCAAAAACGAACAGCTGGAAAAGTACCGGGAGGATTCGGACGGGCAGTATCTGACCACGGACCAGGGGGTGCGGGTCAGCCATACCGACGACTCGCTGAAGGCCGGAGACCGCGGCCCGACGTTGATGGAGGATTTTCATTTTCGGGAGAAAATGACCCATTTCGACCATGAACCCATTCCGGAACGGGTGGTTCATGCCCGCGGTTCCGGAGCGCACGGCTACTTCCAGGTCTACGAGTCCCAGGCCGACGTGACCATGGCCAGGTTTCTCCAGGATCCGGCGGTGAAGACGCCGGTTTTCGTCAGGTTTTCCCAGGTCGTGGGCAGCAAGGGTTCGGCGGACACGGTGCGGGACGTGCGCGGCTTCGCCACCAAGTTCTACACCGAGGAAGGCAATTACGATCTGGTGGGCAACAACATTCCGATCTTTTTTATCCAGGATGCCATCAAGTTCCCGGACCTGGTCCATTCCATCAAGCCCGAGCCGCACCATGAGATGCCCCAGGCTTCGGCGGCGCACGACAATTTCTGGGATTTCATCTCCCTGATGCCCGAATCAGCGCATATGATCCTCTGGCTGCTTTCCGACCGGGGAATCGCCAGAAGCTACCGCATGATGGACGGATTCGGCGTCAACACCTACCGCTTCATCAACAAGGAAGGCAAAGCCCATTTCGTAAAATTCCACTGGAAATCGTTGCTTGGCGTACACTCGCTGGTCTGGGACGAGGCCCAGAAACTCGGCGGAAAGGATGCCGACTTCCTGCGCCGCGACCTCTGGGAAGCCATTGAAATGGGTGATTACCCGGAATACGAATTCGGCGTGCAGTTGATACCTGAAGAGGATGAATTCAAGTTTGACTTCGACGTCCTTGATCCGACCAAGATCTGGCCCGAGGAAGACGTTCCGGTGAAAATTATCGGCAAGATGGTCCTCAACCGCAACCCGGACAACTTCTTTGCCGAAACCGAGCAGGTGGCCTTTCATCCGGGCAACGTGGTTCCGGGAATTGATTTCTCCAATGATCCATTGCTCCAGGGCCGCCTGTTTTCCTATCTCGACACCCAGATCATTCGCCTGGGCGGGCCGAACTTCACCGAGATCCCCATCAACCAGCCCCTCGCTCCGGTACATAACAACCAGCGTGAGGCCTATCACCGCATGACCATCAACAAAGGCCGCGTCAACTATTTCCCCAACTCCCTGGGGGGCGGTCACCCCAAGCCCGCCACGCGAGAAGAGGGCGGATATGTTCATCACATGGAAAAGGTCGAGGGCCGGAAAATCCGCAACCGCAGCGAAAGCTTTCGGGATTTTTTCAGTCAGGCCACCATGTTCTGGAACAGCCAGTCGGATGCGGAAAAAAAGCACCTCATCAAGGCCTTCCATTTCGAACTGGGCAAGGTTGAATCCAAGGAAGTCCGGGAACGGATGATCGACTTGTTGAACAAAGTGGACGGCGATCTGGCGACCCTGGCGGCAGAAGGCATCGGCGTCGCCGCGCCGGCCACGAAAGGCGGCACCGGCGTGACCAAAAGCTCCCCGGCCGTAAGCATGGCCGGCACCGTGAAAGACACCATCAAGAGCCGCAAAATAGCCGTATTGGTGGCCGAGGGTTACAACCATAAGCAGCTGTCCCAGGTCATGGAAGCTCTGGAAGGTAAAGGCGCCCGCTGCAAGATCATCTCCAAAAACATGGGGATGATCAAAAGTTCCGACGGCAACGAGGTGGTGGCGGTGAAAAACTACGAAACTTCAGCCTCGGTGATGTTCGACGCGATTTTCGTCCCAGGAGGCGCAAAGAGCATCGAAACCCTGAAAATGCAGGGCGATGCAATCGGTTTCATTAATGAAGCCTACAGGCACTGCAAGCCCATCGGCGCAACCGGCGAGGGCCTGGACCTGCTCATGGAGTCGGACATCTTCAAGAAGGGCTCTCTCTCGGATTCACCGCCCGAAGAACTGATGAATGAAAAGGGCGTGGTTACCGTGCGCAACGCATCGAGCCTGTCCAGCTTCAACGAGGAATTCATCAAAGCCATTGCCGCCCATCGCCATTGGGACAGGCCGGAAAAGGACAAGGTACCGGCCTGA
- a CDS encoding cation:proton antiporter produces MDTVFNVIAIMLSFAGAAFFIAGTIGLLRFPDTYMRLHAITKADNLGLGLIVLALAIRSESIFIAAKLMLIWLLAMLVGSNACYMIGRWALRHEKEQEE; encoded by the coding sequence ATGGACACGGTGTTTAATGTCATCGCAATCATGCTTTCATTTGCCGGAGCGGCGTTTTTTATTGCGGGAACGATTGGATTGCTCCGTTTCCCGGACACCTATATGCGCCTGCATGCGATAACCAAGGCGGACAACCTCGGTCTTGGCTTGATCGTCCTCGCCCTGGCCATCCGAAGCGAATCCATATTCATTGCCGCAAAGCTGATGCTGATCTGGCTGCTGGCCATGCTCGTGGGCAGCAATGCCTGTTACATGATCGGTCGCTGGGCTCTGCGCCATGAAAAGGAGCAGGAAGAGTGA
- a CDS encoding sigma-54-dependent transcriptional regulator yields MNTSDTSLQQSILVVDDDPNILHLLQTRLSSAGYQVLAATNGEQALERLAEQPVDLVLSDVKMPGMNGPELLQEIKATWPNTQIILLTAYGRIPEAVAMVQQGAADYLTKPFDGRELVEKINALLARQDAPAAPGDCLDLTQVGLITGNSPAMAAVLALVKRVAPSEVTILIEGESGTGKELVAKMLHRLSSRSNGPLVVVDCGTTQASLLESELFGHVKGAFTHAVQEKQGLIQAAQGGTLFLDEIGNISSEMQTRLLRFLQERTVRKLGEIRTSTVDCRVIAATNADLLSMVRQGTFREDLYYRLKVVRLQVPPLRERREDIPLLADYFLQLFCKKSGIKCPSLSASTLRCLTNHSWPGNVRELRHVMEASALLSDRIVLEPEDIQLESEPPTHIIDAPLSLDESERKTIMRALEQMNWVQKDAAELLGISRRAMHYKVRKYGIEIPLRGERFQE; encoded by the coding sequence TTGAACACCAGCGACACATCCTTACAGCAAAGCATCCTGGTGGTGGATGATGACCCAAACATACTCCATCTGTTGCAAACCAGATTGAGTTCCGCGGGCTATCAAGTTCTTGCCGCGACCAACGGGGAACAGGCTCTGGAAAGACTGGCCGAACAGCCGGTGGATCTGGTTCTTTCCGATGTCAAGATGCCCGGCATGAACGGCCCGGAATTGTTGCAGGAAATCAAGGCCACATGGCCGAACACCCAGATCATTCTGCTAACAGCCTACGGGCGCATTCCGGAAGCCGTCGCCATGGTTCAACAAGGTGCCGCCGACTATCTGACCAAACCGTTTGATGGGCGGGAACTCGTCGAGAAAATCAATGCCCTGCTAGCCCGGCAGGACGCTCCCGCGGCTCCCGGCGACTGCCTTGATCTAACCCAGGTGGGGCTGATCACCGGCAATAGTCCGGCAATGGCCGCCGTTCTTGCACTGGTTAAACGCGTTGCGCCCAGCGAGGTAACGATCCTGATCGAAGGAGAATCCGGAACAGGCAAGGAACTTGTGGCCAAAATGCTGCATCGTCTAAGCAGCCGCTCCAATGGCCCCCTTGTTGTGGTTGATTGCGGCACCACCCAGGCTTCGCTTCTCGAAAGTGAGCTTTTTGGGCACGTCAAAGGAGCATTCACTCATGCCGTGCAGGAAAAGCAGGGCCTGATCCAGGCGGCCCAGGGCGGAACCCTGTTTCTGGATGAAATCGGAAACATTTCTTCGGAAATGCAGACCAGGCTGCTTCGATTTCTACAGGAACGGACCGTGCGCAAGCTGGGGGAAATCCGGACATCCACCGTCGACTGCAGGGTAATCGCGGCGACCAATGCCGACCTGTTGTCCATGGTTCGCCAGGGGACCTTTCGCGAGGATCTGTACTATCGGTTGAAAGTCGTTCGCCTACAGGTCCCGCCATTGCGGGAACGCCGTGAGGACATCCCTCTCCTGGCGGATTACTTTCTGCAATTGTTTTGCAAAAAATCAGGCATCAAGTGCCCCAGCCTGTCCGCCTCGACACTACGGTGTCTGACCAATCATTCCTGGCCGGGCAACGTTCGGGAACTGCGGCATGTGATGGAAGCCAGCGCGCTCCTGTCCGACCGTATCGTGCTCGAACCCGAAGACATTCAACTGGAAAGCGAACCGCCGACACACATTATCGATGCTCCCCTCTCCCTGGATGAGAGCGAACGTAAAACGATCATGCGCGCCCTGGAGCAGATGAACTGGGTGCAGAAGGACGCCGCGGAGCTTCTGGGCATCAGCCGGCGCGCGATGCATTACAAAGTGCGCAAGTACGGCATTGAAATCCCCCTCCGGGGAGAAAGATTCCAGGAGTAA
- a CDS encoding transglutaminase-like cysteine peptidase, with amino-acid sequence MKSDLMIRHYYRAWLLTALIVTMVFASVSAGEDFRINRDYLEQAEIKYGEGAVLRLLEWEEMIRTTDRNKTDLKKLEKVNQFFNTRIMYATDIEIWGVEDYWATPFEFLSRNAGDCEDFAIAKYFTLKAIGVKEERLNILYVKALQYGIAHMVLAYYETPEAEPLILDNYMDSILLASKRRDILPVFGFNASGLWSSRQRAQGNLSGRSDRLRPWQDLQAKMHKDW; translated from the coding sequence TTGAAATCCGATTTGATGATCCGGCATTATTACCGTGCTTGGTTGTTGACGGCCCTGATCGTTACAATGGTTTTCGCCAGCGTTTCCGCCGGCGAGGATTTCAGGATCAACCGGGATTATTTGGAACAAGCCGAAATCAAATACGGCGAGGGAGCGGTGCTCCGCCTGCTGGAATGGGAGGAAATGATCCGTACGACGGACAGAAATAAGACGGACTTGAAGAAACTTGAAAAGGTCAACCAGTTCTTCAACACGCGAATCATGTATGCCACCGACATAGAAATCTGGGGCGTAGAGGATTATTGGGCTACACCATTTGAGTTTCTGAGCAGAAACGCTGGCGATTGCGAGGACTTTGCCATTGCAAAATATTTTACCCTGAAGGCCATCGGCGTGAAGGAGGAAAGACTGAACATTCTCTACGTCAAAGCCCTTCAGTATGGGATCGCACACATGGTGTTGGCGTATTACGAAACACCCGAAGCTGAACCGCTGATTCTCGACAACTACATGGACAGTATTCTTTTGGCGTCGAAAAGAAGGGATATCTTGCCAGTGTTCGGTTTCAACGCAAGCGGGCTCTGGTCATCCCGGCAGAGAGCGCAGGGCAACCTTTCCGGGCGTAGCGACCGGCTGAGACCGTGGCAGGATCTGCAGGCCAAAATGCATAAGGACTGGTAA
- a CDS encoding Na+/H+ antiporter subunit E: MIAFFKRFVLFLILWVILNEGIFRYPLLAGAGIGAATIFSFHLWPERLIHLNWRFLPGLVFYFIRSSLKGGLDIAYRAVSPSMPLQPDLIRIESRLENEAGVVLLAWMISLMPGTASINLERRVHLTIHVVDSRMYGEEDLRILEGRIARLVAPGK; the protein is encoded by the coding sequence ATGATCGCGTTTTTCAAGCGCTTCGTTCTCTTCCTCATTCTTTGGGTCATCTTGAATGAAGGGATCTTCCGCTATCCGCTTCTGGCCGGGGCCGGAATCGGCGCGGCGACGATCTTCAGTTTTCATCTCTGGCCAGAGCGCCTTATCCATCTGAATTGGCGGTTCCTGCCCGGGCTGGTCTTCTATTTTATCCGCTCCTCCCTGAAAGGGGGATTGGACATTGCCTACAGGGCCGTTTCCCCGTCCATGCCTCTGCAGCCGGACTTGATCCGGATTGAGAGCAGACTTGAAAATGAAGCGGGAGTGGTCCTGCTGGCCTGGATGATCAGCCTGATGCCCGGCACCGCAAGCATCAACCTGGAAAGACGGGTCCATCTGACCATCCACGTGGTGGACTCCCGAATGTACGGAGAGGAAGATCTACGGATCCTGGAAGGCAGGATCGCAAGGCTCGTTGCGCCAGGCAAATAG
- a CDS encoding hydrogenase subunit MbhD domain-containing protein: MTLAALAIDLTLAGSLLLMAVILLTRDNFLQSSVLFIAFGLFTALTWVRLGAPDIALAEAAIGAGVTGVLLMDAIRHMEWEKNTFSRKWLRSRRSGEAPSLWMKVGFSGVTMFIGVLLVGAVGQMGDQRPGLAGEAAQRMQDLENPVTAVLLVFRGLDTWLELGILLLAVLGMLTVRERHGLQAILLAPPRDPILEGGVQLLAPLAILTAAYFLWLGTFSAGGAFQSGVVLGATGMLLWLSGHSSINAFPQWLWKLLMLLGFSVFCLAAAITLFVSDWMLQFPAYFRHYFIVIIEAAAAVSIGACLAGLFVGQHPGWDAFNRDSKGGEQPEQSR, from the coding sequence GTGACCCTTGCGGCATTGGCCATAGATCTGACTTTAGCCGGATCTTTGCTGCTGATGGCGGTGATCCTGCTGACCCGGGACAATTTTTTGCAGTCCTCCGTACTCTTCATTGCCTTCGGGCTCTTCACCGCACTGACATGGGTCCGGCTGGGAGCGCCGGACATCGCCCTGGCCGAAGCGGCCATCGGCGCCGGGGTGACGGGAGTTTTGCTGATGGACGCCATTCGGCACATGGAGTGGGAAAAAAACACGTTCAGCAGAAAGTGGCTGCGTTCCCGCCGGAGCGGGGAAGCCCCGAGCCTCTGGATGAAGGTCGGTTTTTCCGGAGTCACGATGTTCATCGGCGTGCTGTTGGTCGGTGCTGTGGGGCAGATGGGCGATCAGCGCCCAGGGCTGGCCGGTGAGGCGGCACAGCGGATGCAGGATTTGGAAAATCCGGTTACGGCCGTGCTGCTGGTTTTTCGCGGTCTGGATACGTGGCTGGAACTGGGAATTCTTCTGCTGGCCGTGCTGGGAATGCTCACGGTCCGGGAGCGGCATGGCCTGCAGGCCATCTTGCTGGCGCCGCCCCGTGATCCGATTCTGGAGGGGGGTGTCCAGCTTCTGGCACCGTTGGCCATACTGACCGCGGCCTACTTCCTGTGGCTGGGAACATTCTCCGCCGGGGGAGCCTTTCAGTCCGGCGTGGTGCTGGGAGCCACGGGCATGCTGCTCTGGCTCAGCGGCCACTCGTCGATCAATGCCTTTCCGCAATGGTTGTGGAAGCTGCTGATGCTGCTTGGATTTTCCGTATTCTGCCTAGCGGCCGCGATCACGCTGTTTGTTTCGGATTGGATGCTGCAGTTCCCCGCATACTTCAGGCACTACTTCATCGTGATTATTGAGGCGGCCGCAGCCGTTTCCATCGGCGCATGCCTTGCCGGGTTGTTCGTCGGCCAGCATCCGGGGTGGGACGCGTTCAACCGGGATTCGAAGGGCGGGGAACAACCGGAGCAATCCCGGTGA
- a CDS encoding complex I subunit 5 family protein — MNTAMVAVFMIPFSGAALAFVAGRRAQVLGLITALATTIAVVVLTIHVLEDGAQIYLLGGWSTPLGINLNCDGLALLMLSLTAAVSLPTSIYAALYFANTPNSPHEAAFFWPLWLFLWGGLNCLFLSGDIFNVYLLLELTLLASVALAALKSTHEALIASYRYLIAATAAALFYLLGVTLLYSEHSTLDFIGLAAAEPDGYLGMLALALLIGGLSLKSALFPLHFWLPPAHSTAPTPVSAVLSALVVKAGFYVILRIWFEIYQLSIPDMGSQLMALLGSVAVVWGSWQALRQKRLKMLIAYSTVAQMGYLFLVFPMAAGAGEESISVAVYQVISHGLSKAAMFLAAGVLMQSMDSDLLRDHRGAARSVPFAVAALVISGAGLAGIAPGGGAKGKMISMALEHGQWWWAAVIGAGMLLAAAYTFVAVRNAFGGTGRKRRGSSGLWYMGATALVMALAGMAASFVSGEIQGVLAIRVGG, encoded by the coding sequence ATGAATACGGCAATGGTCGCCGTATTTATGATTCCATTCTCCGGTGCCGCCCTGGCCTTTGTGGCGGGACGCCGGGCGCAGGTCTTGGGTCTGATCACCGCTCTGGCTACGACCATTGCGGTGGTCGTGCTGACGATCCATGTCCTCGAGGACGGAGCGCAAATATATCTGTTGGGAGGCTGGTCCACGCCGTTGGGGATCAACCTGAACTGCGACGGGTTGGCTTTGCTGATGCTGTCGCTGACCGCCGCGGTCAGCCTGCCGACCAGCATCTATGCGGCATTGTATTTCGCCAATACGCCCAACTCGCCGCATGAAGCGGCATTTTTCTGGCCGCTGTGGTTGTTTCTCTGGGGGGGATTGAACTGTCTTTTCTTGTCCGGAGACATCTTCAACGTCTATCTTCTCCTGGAACTGACCCTTCTTGCCTCGGTGGCCCTGGCGGCGCTCAAGAGTACTCATGAAGCCCTTATTGCTTCCTACAGGTATCTCATCGCGGCCACGGCCGCGGCACTGTTTTATCTGCTGGGCGTGACCCTGCTCTATTCCGAACATAGCACCCTCGACTTCATTGGTCTGGCCGCCGCGGAGCCGGATGGGTATCTGGGCATGCTCGCACTGGCCCTGCTGATCGGCGGGTTGTCCTTGAAAAGCGCCTTGTTTCCGCTCCATTTCTGGCTGCCGCCGGCGCACTCCACAGCTCCGACCCCGGTCAGCGCGGTGTTGTCGGCCCTGGTGGTCAAGGCCGGATTCTACGTTATTCTGCGTATCTGGTTCGAGATCTACCAGCTAAGCATTCCGGACATGGGCAGCCAGCTCATGGCGCTGCTCGGTTCCGTGGCCGTGGTCTGGGGGTCATGGCAGGCGTTGCGCCAGAAGCGCCTGAAAATGCTCATTGCCTATTCCACCGTCGCCCAGATGGGATACCTCTTTCTGGTCTTTCCCATGGCCGCGGGAGCTGGCGAGGAGTCCATATCCGTCGCGGTATATCAGGTGATTTCCCACGGGCTGTCCAAGGCCGCCATGTTTCTCGCGGCCGGTGTACTGATGCAATCCATGGATTCCGATCTGCTGCGGGACCATCGCGGCGCGGCGCGGTCCGTGCCTTTTGCCGTGGCGGCGTTGGTCATCTCCGGCGCTGGCCTGGCCGGAATTGCCCCTGGGGGAGGAGCCAAAGGAAAAATGATCTCCATGGCTCTGGAACATGGACAGTGGTGGTGGGCTGCCGTCATCGGCGCGGGGATGCTTCTTGCCGCGGCCTACACTTTCGTTGCCGTGAGGAACGCCTTTGGCGGCACAGGACGAAAGCGCCGCGGTAGCAGCGGCCTGTGGTACATGGGAGCGACGGCTTTGGTCATGGCGCTGGCGGGCATGGCGGCTTCCTTTGTTTCCGGTGAGATCCAAGGCGTCCTCGCAATCCGGGTGGGAGGGTGA
- a CDS encoding monovalent cation/H+ antiporter complex subunit F, producing the protein MTAYYLWLALVLLVTMLAGLVRVIIGPKPADRILGAQLFGTTGVAVLLLMGAASDSDSLRNVALAFVLLALLALIAFVERIPPEADTEEKS; encoded by the coding sequence ATGACCGCGTATTACCTCTGGCTGGCGCTGGTTCTGCTGGTGACCATGCTGGCGGGGCTGGTCCGGGTGATTATCGGGCCGAAGCCCGCGGACAGGATTCTGGGAGCACAGCTCTTCGGAACAACCGGAGTGGCCGTGCTGCTCCTGATGGGTGCGGCCAGCGACAGCGACTCGCTGCGCAATGTGGCCCTGGCCTTTGTCCTTCTTGCGCTACTGGCCTTGATCGCCTTCGTCGAACGCATTCCTCCGGAAGCGGACACGGAGGAGAAGTCGTGA
- a CDS encoding Ku protein, with protein sequence MTGTARSIWKGVIRFGGISVPVKLFSAVQDNRVHFRLLHEPDLTPVEQRMVDPRTGKTVPTEEIRRGLEVETGEIVMVTPEELEELVPDASRDIEVTRYVPRGRINSQWYDRPYYLGPDGGGEDYHALAAALAGEHREGIVHWTMRKKRYVGSLHGEDGRLKLVTLRFADEVVDAEAIPRPEGRAFEPLELRMAEQLINALAGDFNPAEYHDEYRQRVLELIQVKAAGNVFKFEKPKQRRPKIASLADTLEQSLSQVEKRKSA encoded by the coding sequence ATGACCGGGACCGCACGATCCATCTGGAAAGGAGTGATCCGCTTCGGCGGGATTTCCGTGCCGGTGAAGCTGTTTTCCGCTGTGCAGGACAACAGGGTTCATTTTCGGCTGCTGCACGAGCCGGATCTCACCCCGGTGGAACAGCGCATGGTCGATCCACGAACAGGAAAGACGGTTCCCACGGAAGAAATCCGTCGCGGCCTGGAGGTGGAGACCGGGGAAATCGTCATGGTCACGCCGGAAGAACTGGAAGAGCTGGTTCCCGATGCGTCCAGGGACATTGAGGTCACCCGGTACGTCCCGCGTGGCAGGATCAACTCCCAGTGGTATGACCGGCCTTATTATCTCGGCCCGGACGGCGGAGGCGAAGACTATCACGCTCTGGCCGCGGCGTTGGCCGGAGAACATCGGGAGGGAATTGTCCACTGGACGATGCGCAAGAAGCGATATGTCGGCTCTCTTCATGGAGAAGACGGCCGACTGAAGCTGGTCACCCTGCGCTTTGCCGATGAGGTGGTCGATGCCGAGGCAATCCCCAGACCCGAAGGGCGTGCCTTTGAACCTCTGGAGTTGCGGATGGCCGAGCAACTGATCAATGCCCTGGCCGGAGATTTCAATCCGGCCGAATACCATGATGAATACCGGCAACGGGTCCTGGAATTGATCCAGGTGAAGGCAGCGGGAAACGTGTTCAAGTTTGAAAAACCGAAACAACGTCGCCCCAAAATAGCATCGCTCGCCGATACTCTGGAGCAGAGCCTGAGTCAGGTGGAGAAACGAAAAAGTGCCTGA
- a CDS encoding sodium:proton antiporter: protein MSVVAQHEIYAVAAMLLFVFGLAALLAAAHLLRQIIAVNVMSSGVFLLLISISRRDAQEFADPVPQAMVLTGIVVAVSISAFAMVLARRIYRETGASELSKAEQETQPGEERQ from the coding sequence GTGAGCGTCGTGGCGCAGCATGAGATCTATGCCGTAGCGGCCATGCTGCTTTTTGTTTTCGGCCTGGCGGCCCTGCTGGCCGCGGCACACCTGTTGCGGCAGATCATTGCCGTGAACGTCATGTCCTCCGGGGTTTTTCTGCTGCTGATCAGCATTTCCCGTCGGGATGCACAGGAGTTTGCCGATCCCGTACCGCAGGCCATGGTGCTGACGGGGATCGTCGTTGCCGTGAGTATCAGTGCGTTTGCCATGGTCCTGGCCCGGCGCATCTACCGCGAAACCGGGGCCAGCGAACTTTCCAAGGCGGAGCAAGAGACGCAACCCGGAGAGGAGAGGCAATGA
- a CDS encoding Ku protein, with amino-acid sequence MPEPNDSEIRRRSIWYGTVAFGLVSIPVALLPARRSQRVRLRMLAPDGVPLARQYYCPKEERLIEQEEIVRGYEVEEGRFVTVTDDELESLQPQKSREIDLRRFVPVEQIDPQYLERPYFLTPMGDSRKAYRLLTETMEKTGRAGIATFVMRSREYLVAILAKNGILMAETLRFADEIRPAHVAGSVDVHKEIPENRIETMISEIRSASADDLDQDELKDEYAEQLVALAEGKRAAGRDLVAPMERETDPDNDGGDDGKVIDLMQFLKRSVEMEREKEPVRKTRDVDSLEELNKSELYARAKELGISGRSSMSRGELLEAVRGVD; translated from the coding sequence GTGCCTGAGCCCAACGACAGTGAGATCCGCCGTCGGTCCATCTGGTACGGAACCGTCGCCTTCGGGCTGGTCAGCATCCCGGTCGCTCTGCTCCCGGCCCGGCGGTCGCAGCGTGTTCGGTTGCGCATGCTGGCGCCGGACGGAGTCCCGCTGGCCCGGCAATATTATTGCCCGAAGGAGGAGCGGCTGATCGAACAGGAAGAAATCGTCCGCGGTTATGAAGTGGAGGAAGGCAGGTTCGTTACGGTTACGGACGATGAACTGGAATCCCTGCAGCCGCAAAAAAGCCGGGAGATCGATCTCCGCCGATTTGTGCCGGTGGAGCAGATCGATCCGCAGTATCTGGAGCGGCCATACTTCCTGACGCCCATGGGCGATTCCCGAAAGGCGTACCGGCTGCTGACCGAGACCATGGAAAAAACCGGCAGGGCCGGGATTGCCACCTTTGTAATGCGCTCCCGGGAGTATCTGGTGGCCATCCTGGCCAAAAACGGCATCCTGATGGCGGAAACGCTGCGTTTTGCCGATGAGATCAGGCCGGCGCACGTTGCCGGCAGCGTGGACGTGCACAAGGAGATTCCCGAAAACCGGATCGAAACCATGATCTCCGAAATTCGGAGCGCTTCCGCCGACGACCTGGATCAGGACGAACTGAAGGACGAATATGCCGAGCAGCTTGTCGCCCTTGCCGAAGGAAAGCGTGCGGCAGGCCGGGATCTTGTTGCGCCCATGGAGAGGGAAACGGATCCCGATAATGACGGAGGTGATGACGGAAAGGTCATCGACCTGATGCAGTTTTTGAAGCGCAGCGTTGAGATGGAGCGAGAAAAGGAGCCGGTCCGAAAAACGCGGGACGTGGACTCACTTGAAGAGCTGAACAAGTCCGAACTGTACGCCAGAGCCAAGGAACTCGGGATTTCCGGAAGAAGCTCCATGAGCCGCGGGGAGCTTTTGGAAGCGGTCCGCGGCGTTGATTGA